A window from Purpureocillium takamizusanense chromosome 3, complete sequence encodes these proteins:
- a CDS encoding 6-methylsalicylate decarboxylase (COG:S~EggNog:ENOG503P0I7), with protein sequence MLTRPSMPAENPLMTNKKKKAWSEEAHLAMMAKAKIDKSILSITSPGTHLVPGDVQLGRNLTRRCNEFAADLKRRRPDKFGFWASLPLPDVEGSLREIEYALDVLNADGVVVLTNAHGVYLGDPVLEPVFKALNERRAVVFVHPTSPCVGNGTSSTRPAAPALPQYPNPMFEFLFDTARAVVNLFISGTMQRIPDVTFILSHAGGALTPLVARFVAFAGVVVPGSSPLPLESVKETLRSQFYFDLAGFAFPDQIHGLLPYVNASRLTYGSDYPYTAEGIVLDLVGVMDEEVPKVFRGCAARRAIYWENAWGILRRRAAGGTS encoded by the coding sequence ATGCTCACACGCCCCTCAATGCCTGCTGAGAACCCATTGATGACgaacaagaaaaaaaaggccTGGTCGGAGGAGGCTCActtggcgatgatggccaagGCAAAGATCGACAAGTCCATACTCAGCATCACGTCGCCGGGCACGCACCTCGTCCCCGGGGACGTGCAGCTGGGGCGAAACCTCACGAGGCGGTGCAACGAGTTCGCCGCGGACCTCAAGAGGAGACGCCCCGACAAGTTTGGGTTCTGGGCCTCGCTTCCCCTCCCGGACGTCGAGGGGAGCCTGCGGGAGATTGAGTACGCGCTCGACGTTCTAAACGCGGACGGCGTGGTGGTCCTGACCAACGCTCACGGGGTGTACCTGGGCGACCCCGTCCTCGAGCCCGTCTTCAAGGCCCTCAACGAGCGGAGagccgtcgtcttcgtgcacccgacgagcccgtgcgtcggcaacggcacgagcagcacgcgtcccgcggcgccggcgctgccgcagTATCCCAACCCCATGTTCGAGTTCCTCTTCGACACCGCgcgggccgtcgtcaacctcTTTATCTCGGGGACCATGCAGCGGATCCCGGACGTCACCTTCATCCTATCccacgcgggcggcgcgctcacGCCGCTGGTCGCGCGCTTCGTAGCCTttgcgggcgtcgtcgtccccgggTCCTCCCCTTTGCCGCTCGAGTCCGTCAAGGAGACGCTGCGGTCGCAGTTTTACTTTGACCTGGCGGGGTTTGCGTTCCCGGACCAGATCCACGGCTTGCTGCCGTACGTGAACGCCAGTCGCTTGACGTACGGGAGCGACTACCCGTACACGGCGGAGGGTATCGTGCTGGATCTCGTTGGGGtgatggacgaggaggtgcCCAAGGTGTTTCGAGGCTgtgcggcgcggagggcTATATACTGGGAAAACGCGTGGGGGatcctgcggcggcgtgcggctGGGGGGACGAGCTGA
- a CDS encoding uncharacterized protein (TransMembrane:2 (i74-89o95-113i)~EggNog:ENOG503NUME~COG:C): MIVARSARRHHSHSLLHTRARTHSPRCRADATGRSSHLPSSSLVPPSRDAKPQSGPVDECFHDRPSHQPRGEEAALLLPVVAVVAAAVMSEASDVLIFIGVLALYYVIFFYQNTISRLLSGLRPAGTGIGIGIDTDAAAAARGAGLTATATTKPVLPSDVDVLVVGSGNAGFSAAIAAAQAGARRVLLIDKCPEAWAGGNSYFTAGAYRFVHRGLDDVRALVTNLDDDAIEDKVDLPAYSHEDFEDDVGRVCGGRSDPRLVKALVDESAAAVRWLARLGVRFHLSFNRQAYVVHGKIKFWGGLCVRAADGGKSLVADLQEAARRHAVQVRYSTAFLGLERDWGATTGAGDLIVSVDDDGVRRTVASKAVVLAAGGFEANPRLRSQYLGPGWDMALVRGTPYNTGEALETAMRCLDAAPAGNWSGCHSVAWDAHAHPLSGDREASNELTKSGYPLGLMLNLDGLRFVDEGADLRNYTYARFGRAILAQPGHAAFQVWDAQMSAWLRSEEYRPERARRVEADTLEELADKLCAGGGGGGGGGGGGGGRGEGRGTDAVATLRDKDAFLRTIREYNQAAHLHRQENPALKWDPSVKDGLSTQSKAMQLDLPKSNWAVPLEKPPFLAVRVACGITFTFGGLKVDPATCQLLRQSNGHPNRGIYCVGEMMGGLFYQNYPGGSGLTAGTVFGRRAGQAAAAAIKADFR, from the coding sequence ATGATCGTCGCCAGGTCAGCTCGACGTCATCACTCACACTCACTCTtacacacacgcgcgcgcacacactCGCCTCGCTGCCGAGCCGACGCCACAGGCAGATCATCTCATCTGCCCTCGTCCAGTCTAGTCCCCCCATCGCGGGACGCAAAGCCCCAGTCGGGCCCAGTGGATGAGTGTTTCCACGACCGGCCGTCTCACCAGCCACGAGGGGAAGAagctgccctcctcctccccgtcgtcgccgtcgtcgccgccgcagtcaTGTCAGAAGCCTCCGACGTGCTGATATTCATCGGCGTGCTCGCGCTCTACTACGTCATCTTCTTCTACCAAAACACCATCTCGCGCCTCCTCTCCGGCCTCCGccccgccggcaccggcatcggcatcggcatcgacactgatgcggcggcggcggcacgagggGCGGGTTtgacagcgacggcgacaaccaAGCCCGTCCTGCCgtccgacgtcgacgtcctcgtcgtcgggtccGGCAACGCAGGCTTctcggccgccatcgccgccgcgcaggccggcgcccgacgcgtcctcctcatcgacaagTGCCCCGAGgcctgggccggcggcaactCGTACTTCACCGCGGGCGCGTACCGCTTCGTCCACcgcgggctcgacgacgtgcgcgccctcgtcaccaacctcgacgacgacgccatcgaggacAAGGTCGACCTGCCCGCCTACTCGCACGAGGActtcgaggacgacgtcgggCGCGTGTGCGGCGGGCGCTCCGACCCCCGGCTCGtcaaggccctcgtcgacgagtccgccgccgcggtccgctggctcgcccgcctcggcgtgcGCTTCCACCTCAGCTTCAACCGCCAGGCGTACGTGGTGCACGGCAAGATCAAGTTCTGGGGCGggctgtgcgtgcgcgcggccgacggcggcaagagcctcgtcgcggacctgcaggaggcggcgcgccggcacgCCGTCCAGGTGCGCTACTCGACGGCGtttctcggcctcgagcgcgactggggggcgacgacgggggcgggcgacctcatcgtctcggtcgacgacgacggcgtgcgccgcaccgtcgcgagcaaggccgtcgtcctcgccgcgggaggGTTCGAGGCCAACCCCCGGCTGCGCAGCCAGTACCTCGGCCCCGGGTGGGACATGGCGCTCGTGCGCGGCACGCCGTACAacacgggcgaggcgctcgagacggccatgcggtgcctcgacgccgcccccgcgggcAACTGGTCCGGGTGCCACTCGGTCGCCTGGGACGCGCACGCCCACCCCCTGAGCGGCGACCGCGAGGCCTCCAACGAGCTCACCAAGTCGGGCTACCCGCTCGGCCTCATGCtcaacctcgacggcctgcgcttcgtcgatgagggcgcCGACCTGCGCAACTACACCTACGCCCGCTTCGgccgcgccatcctcgcccagcccggccacgccgccttCCAGGTCTGGGACGCCCAGATGAGCGCCTGGCTGCGCAGCGAGGAGTACCGCCcggagcgggcgcgccgcgtcgaggcggacacgctcgaggagctggccgacaaGCTGTgcgccggaggaggcggaggcggaggcggaggcggcggcggaggaggacgaggagaaggacgAGGAACAGACGCCGTGGCCACTCTGCGCGACAAAGACGCCTTCCTGCGCACCATCCGCGAGTACAACCAAGCGGCGCATCTGCACCGACAGGAGAATCCCGCCCTCAAGTGGGATCCCTCCGTCAAGGACGGCCTGTCCACGCAGTCCAAGGCCATGCAGCTCGACCTGCCCAAGTCCAACTGGGCCGTGCCGCTCGAGAAGCCCCCCTTTCTCGCCGTGCGCGTGGCCTGCGGCATCACCTTTACCTTTGGCGGGCTCAAGGTCGATCCCGCGACGTGCCAGCTGCTGCGTCAGTCCAACGGACACCCCAATCGGGGCATCTACTGCGTCGGcgagatgatgggcggccTGTTCTACCAGAATTACCCCGGCGGGAGCGGACtcaccgccggcaccgtcttCGGGCGGAGGGCTGGacaggctgcggcggcggcgatcaaGGCCGACTTCAGGTAG
- a CDS encoding uncharacterized protein (EggNog:ENOG503NX6C~COG:O~TransMembrane:2 (i21-43o49-67i)), which translates to MRPNAGTHTAWRNLILTLDERALDEGHSDLPIGHPSSPRSRHLLKEEHLSCSRRRAVDHRPRCSCLAAVSSLCRAAIMETDHQESPSAPSSLPHESSGLFTLNYLFPGISGILSPLLSFLGIDPNAYIPFLVAAFGLFFAFDWLRWYYREFIQLYFVTSASIAEDDEAYEMVMLWLSKQSFSRSSRRFRVNKEVSMRLRNFRYWYREQFNDASGSEDEVKEATLHYTPDFETQHSFKYNGTKFRFLRVRPSTKDGKNDREELYIYCYGRNPRVLKELLAECYAEYMEKDARKTLIYRANLSDKMWQRCMSRRRRPFSTVILDDGVKKDLLNDAHDYLDANTRQWYANRGIPYRRGYLFHGPPGTGKSSLSFALAGQLSMKIYIVSLNSASATEETISKLFNELPTRCIVLLEDIDSAGLTHTRETPPPAPMPAPVRTPPSASPYQWRMPEMPMPAAGAGGSLSLSGLLNILDGVASQEGRILIMTTNHIEKLDKALIRPGRVDRMIHFGLADEVMTASIFRAIYSPYENETAPSRRRRAGAKMVEPEDPVAEEKERIEIRKRVGEQAERFAKLIPELEFSPAEIQGLLLQHKHEPADAIAAVSSWVIRTRKEKKEKAAEEAEKKRKESEEQAKAKELEAKVGRSDDGSWERSDAGGESEAVLNGELEAVSTDSTDSTSDAGVIKATVQSDSGYGTP; encoded by the exons ATGCGGCCAAACGCGGGCACGCACACTGCGTGGCGAAACCTCATCCTCACTTTG GACGAACGAGCCCTTGACGAGGGACACTCTGACCTCCCGATCGGTCATCCATCTTCGCCACGGAGCAGGCACCTACTTAAAGAAGAGCATCTCTCCTGTTCTAGAAGGCGGGCTGTCGACCACCGTCCCCGTTGCTCATGCCTTGCCGCCGTTAGCAGTCTTTGCCgggccgccatcatggaAACTGACCATCAGgagtcgccgtcggcgccttcATCGCTGCCCCACGAATCTTCGGGTCTCTTCACGCTCAACTACCTGTTCCCGGGCATCTCTGGTATTCTTTCCCCCCTGCTCAGCTTCTTGGGCATTGATCCCAACGCCTACATCCCATTCCTCGTTGCCGCCTTTGGTCTCTTCTTTGCGTTTGACTGGCTTCGCTGGTACTACCGAGAGTTCATCCAACTCTATTTCGTGACCTCGGCCTccatcgccgaggatgatgaggctTACGAGATGGTGATGCTATGGCTGTCGAAGCAATCcttctcgcgctcgtcgcgccgcttCCGTGTCAACAAGGAGGTCAGCATGCGGCTCCGAAATTTTCGCTATTGGTACCGGGAGCAGTTCAACGatgccagcggcagcgaggacgaggtcaaggaggcgACACTTCATTACACGCCAGATTTTGAGACGCAGCACTCGTTCAAGTACAACGGCACCAAGTTCCGCTTTCTCCGCGTCCGCCCCAGTACCAAGGATGGCAAGAATGACCGCGAAGAGCTGTACATCTACTGCTACGGCCGCAACCCGCGCGTCCTCAAGGAGCTGCTTGCCGAGTGCTACGCCGAGTATATGGAAAAGGACGCCCGCAAGACGCTCATCTATCGCGCCAACCTCTCGGACAAGATGTGGCAGCGCTGCATgtcacgccgacgccggccctTCTCTaccgtcatcctcgacgacggtgtcAAGAAGGACTTGCTGAATGACGCCCACGACTATCTAGATGCAAACACTCGTCAGTGGTACGCCAATCGCGGTATCCCCTACCGTCGCGGGTACCTCTTCCACGGCCCTCCCGGCACGGGAAAGAGCTCCCTCAGCTTTGCGCTGGCGGGCCAGTTGAGCATGAAGATTTACATCGTCAGCCTTAATTCCGCGTCGGCAACCGAGGAGACGATCTCCAAGCTCTTCAACGAGTTACCTACCCGCTGCAtcgtcctgctcgaggacattGATAGCGCCGGACTCACCCATACCCGCGAGACTCCTCCGCCTGCACCGATGCCCGCCCCCGTCAGGACtccgccctccgcctcccctTACCAGTGGAGGATGCCTGagatgccgatgccggcggcgggtgctggcGGCTCCCTATCGCTCTCTGGCCTGCTGAACATTCTCGACGGCGTTGCCTCGCAGGAGGGACGGATTCTCATCATGACCACCAACCACATCGAGAAACTGGACAAGGCGCTCATCCGCCCGGGTCGCGTTGACAGGATGATTCACTTTGGTCTCGCGGACGAGGTCATGACTGCTTCCATATTCCGCGCCATCTACTCTCCGTATGAGAACGAAACTGCCCCgtcacgccgtcgccgtgccggcGCCAAGATGGTTGAACCCGAAGATCCCGTGGCAGAGGAGAAAGAACGGATCGAGATCCGCAAACGGGTAGGCGAACAGGCGGAGCGCTTTGCCAAACTGATTCCGGAGCTGGAATTCTCACCTGCAGAGATCCAGGGCTTATTGCTGCAACACAAGCACGAGCCCGCGGACGCAATCGCAGCTGTGAGCAGCTGGGTGATTCGAACccgcaaggagaagaaggaaaaggcagccgaggaggcagagaagaagcgcaaggagTCAGAGGAGCAGGCTAAGGCCAAGGAACTGGAAGCCAAGGTAGGGCGGTCAGACGATGGCTCCTGGGAGCGGTCggatgcgggcggcgagagtgAGGCTGTGCTCAATGGCGAGCTGGAAGCCGTCTCAACGGATAGCACGGACTCGACGTCAGATGCGGGAGTGATTAAGGCAACGGTCCAGTCGGACTCGGGATATGGGACGCCGTAA
- a CDS encoding uncharacterized protein (EggNog:ENOG503NX6C~COG:O~TransMembrane:2 (i99-120o126-144i)), translated as METDHQESPSAPSSLPHESSGLFTLNYLFPGISGILSPLLSFLGIDPNAYIPFLVAAFGLFFAFDWLRWYYREFIQLYFVTSASIAEDDEAYEMVMLWLSKQSFSRSSRRFRVNKEVSMRLRNFRYWYREQFNDASGSEDEVKEATLHYTPDFETQHSFKYNGTKFRFLRVRPSTKDGKNDREELYIYCYGRNPRVLKELLAECYAEYMEKDARKTLIYRANLSDKMWQRCMSRRRRPFSTVILDDGVKKDLLNDAHDYLDANTRQWYANRGIPYRRGYLFHGPPGTGKSSLSFALAGQLSMKIYIVSLNSASATEETISKLFNELPTRCIVLLEDIDSAGLTHTRETPPPAPMPAPVRTPPSASPYQWRMPEMPMPAAGAGGSLSLSGLLNILDGVASQEGRILIMTTNHIEKLDKALIRPGRVDRMIHFGLADEVMTASIFRAIYSPYENETAPSRRRRAGAKMVEPEDPVAEEKERIEIRKRVGEQAERFAKLIPELEFSPAEIQGLLLQHKHEPADAIAAVSSWVIRTRKEKKEKAAEEAEKKRKESEEQAKAKELEAKVGRSDDGSWERSDAGGESEAVLNGELEAVSTDSTDSTSDAGVIKATVQSDSGYGTP; from the coding sequence atggaAACTGACCATCAGgagtcgccgtcggcgccttcATCGCTGCCCCACGAATCTTCGGGTCTCTTCACGCTCAACTACCTGTTCCCGGGCATCTCTGGTATTCTTTCCCCCCTGCTCAGCTTCTTGGGCATTGATCCCAACGCCTACATCCCATTCCTCGTTGCCGCCTTTGGTCTCTTCTTTGCGTTTGACTGGCTTCGCTGGTACTACCGAGAGTTCATCCAACTCTATTTCGTGACCTCGGCCTccatcgccgaggatgatgaggctTACGAGATGGTGATGCTATGGCTGTCGAAGCAATCcttctcgcgctcgtcgcgccgcttCCGTGTCAACAAGGAGGTCAGCATGCGGCTCCGAAATTTTCGCTATTGGTACCGGGAGCAGTTCAACGatgccagcggcagcgaggacgaggtcaaggaggcgACACTTCATTACACGCCAGATTTTGAGACGCAGCACTCGTTCAAGTACAACGGCACCAAGTTCCGCTTTCTCCGCGTCCGCCCCAGTACCAAGGATGGCAAGAATGACCGCGAAGAGCTGTACATCTACTGCTACGGCCGCAACCCGCGCGTCCTCAAGGAGCTGCTTGCCGAGTGCTACGCCGAGTATATGGAAAAGGACGCCCGCAAGACGCTCATCTATCGCGCCAACCTCTCGGACAAGATGTGGCAGCGCTGCATgtcacgccgacgccggccctTCTCTaccgtcatcctcgacgacggtgtcAAGAAGGACTTGCTGAATGACGCCCACGACTATCTAGATGCAAACACTCGTCAGTGGTACGCCAATCGCGGTATCCCCTACCGTCGCGGGTACCTCTTCCACGGCCCTCCCGGCACGGGAAAGAGCTCCCTCAGCTTTGCGCTGGCGGGCCAGTTGAGCATGAAGATTTACATCGTCAGCCTTAATTCCGCGTCGGCAACCGAGGAGACGATCTCCAAGCTCTTCAACGAGTTACCTACCCGCTGCAtcgtcctgctcgaggacattGATAGCGCCGGACTCACCCATACCCGCGAGACTCCTCCGCCTGCACCGATGCCCGCCCCCGTCAGGACtccgccctccgcctcccctTACCAGTGGAGGATGCCTGagatgccgatgccggcggcgggtgctggcGGCTCCCTATCGCTCTCTGGCCTGCTGAACATTCTCGACGGCGTTGCCTCGCAGGAGGGACGGATTCTCATCATGACCACCAACCACATCGAGAAACTGGACAAGGCGCTCATCCGCCCGGGTCGCGTTGACAGGATGATTCACTTTGGTCTCGCGGACGAGGTCATGACTGCTTCCATATTCCGCGCCATCTACTCTCCGTATGAGAACGAAACTGCCCCgtcacgccgtcgccgtgccggcGCCAAGATGGTTGAACCCGAAGATCCCGTGGCAGAGGAGAAAGAACGGATCGAGATCCGCAAACGGGTAGGCGAACAGGCGGAGCGCTTTGCCAAACTGATTCCGGAGCTGGAATTCTCACCTGCAGAGATCCAGGGCTTATTGCTGCAACACAAGCACGAGCCCGCGGACGCAATCGCAGCTGTGAGCAGCTGGGTGATTCGAACccgcaaggagaagaaggaaaaggcagccgaggaggcagagaagaagcgcaaggagTCAGAGGAGCAGGCTAAGGCCAAGGAACTGGAAGCCAAGGTAGGGCGGTCAGACGATGGCTCCTGGGAGCGGTCggatgcgggcggcgagagtgAGGCTGTGCTCAATGGCGAGCTGGAAGCCGTCTCAACGGATAGCACGGACTCGACGTCAGATGCGGGAGTGATTAAGGCAACGGTCCAGTCGGACTCGGGATATGGGACGCCGTAA
- a CDS encoding uncharacterized protein (EggNog:ENOG503P1M0~COG:C~TransMembrane:3 (o6-24i36-56o173-191i)), with amino-acid sequence MGVHLMILQTLVFVAAWAAVGRYVDARGPIAFVRSITLLSSRVYSLASAALLALILTPQYEDTARLLFHASKFYEYIDVLGVRAAGGEIDLHFGFHHLTTPYLTYFRVLHNHEGWRVVAGLNSFHHVLMYAYFGGAAAVRSALPVTGTLQLVAGIAGEALILTRKTMHDEEPLWPNVLTLGLLGSYLVLWIRDLRMRLFSSEESSAPTKYLDVAAKES; translated from the coding sequence ATGGGAGTGCATTTGATGATACTGCAAACGCTCGTGTTCGTTGCGGCATgggctgccgtcgggcggtacgtcgacgcccgcggccccaTCGCGTTCGTCCGGAGCATCACGCTGCTCAGCAGCCGAGTATACTCTCTAGCATCCGCGGCGTTGCTCGCCTTGATACTCACGCCTCAGTACGAGGACACGGCACGGCTGCTCTTTCACGCGTCCAAGTTCTACGAGTACATCGACGTCCTCGGGgtccgggccgccggcggcgagatcgaCCTCCACTTCGGCTTCCACCACTTGACGACGCCGTATCTGACGTACTTTCGCGTGCTTCACAATCACGAGGGATGGCGGGTAGTTGCGGGGCTGAATTCTTTCCACCACGTGCTCATGTATGCCtactttggcggcgcggcggcggtccgctCGGCGTTGCCAGTGACGGGCACCCTTCAGCTCGTGGCGGGCATCGCTGGAGAGGCGCTGATATTGACGCGGAAGACGAtgcacgacgaggagccTCTATGGCCAAACGTTCTCACACTAGGCCTTCTGGGCAGCTACCTGGTGTTGTGGATACGAGACCTGAGGATGAGATTGTTTTCATCGGAGGAatcctcggcgccaaccAAGTatctcgacgtcgccgcaaAGGAGTCGTAA
- a CDS encoding uncharacterized protein (TransMembrane:1 (i326-354o)~EggNog:ENOG503NZUB) has protein sequence MSPPNGNGSNVQRRSSARMSGRLSISARSDDDYDLDVHAVSDGFRPTQNGFRPPASEQPYLTIPQPPPAVATKGSYETERPSSTSKPPRSHDSLRLRNDGSSCARHSNGRPVLPDLAIGTPLMQVEAPYDGPTGPSHPYEMYPQRTFSNASTSTAPRINRQSYHGPRGPTHPYALYTQNTTTNEEPDQQAAQNQIPVGFTGMGASYQRQLGPDGEEAGDLIGPLGHLEELPPYTRYPEDSFARKSPEPVSNLSPSPIQPIPGAGGIGIATRDPEFSSTEDDLGVPSRPTSRNESHHEVNTAAREYSEKKTMTKWQRRARKKLWGIVPYWSIFLMLVSIVIMGIVMGAVIGTVLVGHNRDGGSSGDEQADREPSGTPSDVRPLGSLPTGLPPLATGYFSLPPLDTSQAPKSCFVEPTQAQAWSCDMPFRFYSMEIRQDPKAAPTCNYELSLTAFKPSMAKFIWGTQPPDVPDPQPLQLVEDNFERGRGPAWWLSLTYNKTVIVSDDAFPGQKTKRNWHYFDTPMAGIDPTRFKKKNVGAKEGDKPWICTWPNTSLEIFIYPSQNASSPSFAKVKPSATTTASADDATPTGDAAPDHVPAYPKVVKFLERRYKQPNSTAVCRQVQITNDGHGVKPLLGSDGKPIEVSILERRRGLDGTLMEHDRYGQREKRFPTSFLSREALELTDCGCLWWST, from the exons atgagccCCCCAAACGGCAATGGCTCAAATGTCCAGCGGAGGTCATCAGCGAGGATGTCCGGTCGGCTGTCAATAAGCGCTCGCAGCGACGATGACTACGATCTAGACGTCCACGCCGTCTCCGATGGCTTCCGGCCAACACAGAACGGCTTCAGACCACCTGCTTCCGAACAACCCTACCTCACAATACCACAACCGCCACCCGCTGTCGCCACGAAGGGCAGCTATGAGACGGAGCGtccgtcgagcacgtcgaaGCCTCCGCGATCACACGACTCGCTGAGGCTCCGAAACGATGGCTCAAGCTGTGCTCGCCACTCGAATGGCAGACCTGTCCTTCCCGATCTGGCCATCGGCACGCCGCTCATGCAGGTAGAGGCTCCATACGACGGGCCGACAGGGCCATCACACCCGTATGAGATGTATCCACAGAGGACGTTTAGCAATGCATCGACTTCTACCGCACCCCGGATCAACCGACAGTCGTATCACGGGCCTCGTGGCCCTACGCACCCGTACGCTCTCTACACCCAGAATACCACGACAAACGAAGAGCCCGATcagcaggccgcccagaATCAAATTCCCGTCGGCTTCACCGGCATGGGCGCCAGTTACCAGCGGCAACTAGGGCCAGATGGCGAAGAGGCTGGCGATTTGATTGGGCCTCTTGGCCACTTGGAGGAATTGCCGCCCTACACGAGATACCCCGAGGATTCTTTCGCCAGAAAGTCACCCGAGCCCGTCTCCAATCTGTCCCCGTCTCCCATTCAGCCAATtcccggcgctggcggcatTGGGATTGCAACCCGCGATCCCGAATTCTCGTCTACAGAGGACGATCTAGGTGTGCCTTCACGCCCCACATCACGGAACGAAAGCCACCACGAGGTGAACACAGCGGCCCGCGAATACTCGGAAAAGAAGACCATGACCAAATGGCAACGCAGAGCCAGGAAAAAGCTGTGGGGCATTGTGCCGTACTGGTCCATTTTCCTGATGCTCGTAAGCATCGTCATCATGGGTATCGTCATGGGCGCCGTTATCGGGACTGTCCTCGTTGGCCATAATCGCGACGGCGGGTCGTCAGGAGACGA ACAAGCCGACAGGGAGCCATCCGGCACTCCCTCCGATGTCAGGCCACTTGGCTCGCTGCCCACAGGCCTAccgccgttggcgacggGATATTTCTCCCTTCCACCCCTCGATACTAGCCAGGCGCCGAAATCGTGCTTCGTTGAGCCGACGCAGGCACAGGCGTGGAGTTGCGATATGCCGTTCCGATTTTACTCCATGGAGATTCGACAGGACCCAAAGGCTGCCCCGACTTGTAACTACGAACTCAGCCTGACTGCCTTCAAGCCCTCGATGGCCAAGTTCATCTGGGGAACGCAGCCGCCGGATGTCCCGGATCCTcagccgctgcagctggtCGAGGACAATTTTGAGAGAGGTCGCGGTCCAGCGTGGTGGCTCAGCCTCACCTATAACAAGACGGTCATTGTCTCGGACGATGCCTTTCCCGGTCAGAAGACCAAGCGGAATTGGCATTACTTCGATACGCCAATGGCCGGCATCGACCCCACAAGGttcaagaagaagaatgTTGGTgccaaggagggcgacaAGCCGTGGATCTGCACCTGGCCGAACACGTCGCTCGAGATATTCATCTACCCGTCTCAAAACGCCAGTTCTCCCTCCTTTGCGAAAGTAAAGCCATCGGCAACCACGACTGCgtccgccgacgatgctACCCCGACCGGAGACGCGGCTCCGGACCATGTTCCCGCTTATCCCAAAGTCGTCAAATTCCTGGAACGTCGATACAAGCAACCAAACTCTACGGCTGTCTGTCGCCAGGTTCAAATCACCAATGACGGCCACGGAGTTAAACCGCTCCTTGGCTCCGATGGCAAACCGATCGAGGTATCGATCTTGGAGCGTCGGAGGGGCCTAGACGGCACGCTCATGGAGCATGACCGCTATGGGCAGCGAGAGAAGCGATTCCCCACGAGCTTCTTGTCGCGGGAGGCCCTTGAGCTCACCGACTGCGGCTGCCTGTGGTGGTCCACATGA